In a genomic window of Lathamus discolor isolate bLatDis1 chromosome 4, bLatDis1.hap1, whole genome shotgun sequence:
- the ARRB1 gene encoding beta-arrestin-1: MGDKGTRVFKKASPNGKLTVYLGKRDFVDHIDVVDPVDGVVLVDPEYLKERKVFVTLTCAFRYGREDLDVLGLTFRKDLFVANAQAFPPLPEEKKPLTRLQERLIKKLGEHAYPFTFEIPPNLPCSVTLQPGPEDTGKACGVDYEVKAFCAENLEEKIHKRNSVRLVIRKVQYAPERPGPQPMAETTRQFLMSDKPLHLEASLDKEIYYHGEPISVNVHVTNNTNKTVKKIKISVRQYADICLFNTAQYKCPVAVEDADDMVAPSSTFCKVYTLTPFLANNREKRGLALDGKLKHEDTNLASSTLLRDGANKEILGIIVSYKVKVKLVVSRGGLLGDLASSDVAVELPFTLMHPKPKEEPAHRDVPENEAPIDTNLIELDTNDDDIVFEDFARQRLKGMKDDKEDEEERTNSPQLNDR, encoded by the exons ATGGGAGACAAAGGCACCCG GGTGTTCAAGAAAGCCAGTCCCAACGGGAAG CTCACCGTCTACCTGGGCAAGAGGGACTTCGTGGACCACATCGACGTGGTGGACCCCGTGG ATGGGGTGGTGCTGGTGGACCCCGAGTACctgaaggagaggaaag TCTTCGTGACGCTGACCTGCGCCTTCCGCTATGGGCGCGAGGACCTGGACGTGCTGGGGCTGACGTTCCGCAAGGACCTGTTTGTGGCCAACGCTCAGGCCTTCCCCCCCCTGCCCGAGGAGAAGAAGCCCCTGACGCGGCTGCAGGAGCGGCTCATCAAGAAGCTGGGCGAGCACGCGTACCCCTTCACCTTCGAG ATCCCCCCCAACCTGCCCTGCTCCGTCACACTGCAGCCAGGCCCCGAGGACACGGGGAAG GCCTGTGGTGTGGACTATGAGGTGAAAGCTTTCTGTGCCGAGAACCTGGAGGAGAAGATCCACAAGAG GAACTCGGTGCGCTTGGTCATCCGGAAGGTGCAGTACGCGCCGGAGCGCCCCGGcccccagcccatggcagagaCCACGCGGCAGTTCCTCATGTCCGACAAACCCCTGCACCTCGAGGCCTCCCTGGACAAGGAG ATCTACTACCATGGAGAGCCCATCAGCGTCAACGTCCACGTCACCAACAACACCAACAAGACGGTGAAGAAGATCAAGATCTCAG TGCGCCAGTACGCGGACATCTGCCTCTTCAACACCGCCCAGTACAAGTGCCCGGTGGCCGTGGAGGACGCGGA TGACATGGTGGCCCCGAGCTCGACGTTCTGCAAGGTCTACACCCTGACCCCGTTCCTGGCCAACAACCGGGAGAAGCGGGGCCTGGCGCTGGACGGGAAGCTCAAGCATGAGGACACCAACCTGGCCTCCAGCACCCT GTTAAGAGatggagccaacaaggagatcCTGGGCATTATTGTCTCCTACAAGGTGAAGGTGAAGCTGGTGGTGTCACGAGGAGG GCTGCTGGGAGACCTCGCCTCCAG CGACGTCGCGGTGGAGCTGCCCTTCACCCTGATGCATCCCAAACCCAAGGAGGAACCGGCACATCGGGATG TTCCAGAGAACGAAGCCCCCATAGATACGAACCTGATAGAGCTGGACACAAA CGACGACGACATCGTCTTCGAAGACTTCGCCCGCCAGCGACTCAAGGGCATGAAGGACGACAAGGAGGACGAGGAGGAGCGGACGAACTCCCCGCAGCTCAATGACAGATAA